The Gemmatimonas sp. UBA7669 nucleotide sequence TGCCCTTTGTGGCCGAAGACCGCTATCTCGCGCCGGACATCGAACGGGCCATGGCACTCGTGCGGCGCGGTCTCCTGGCCGATGTGCGGGGCGACCTGCCCGGCGTGCCGGAACTCTGGGTGGCCACCTGACCGGAAGTCGGGCCGCAGCCCGGCGCCGGCAGGTTAGCTTGTAGCGATGACTTCCACGCACCTGTATCGCCTGATTGCTGCCGACGGCAGCACGGTGGCCAGCCCGACCAAGGGCACCCTGGGCGGCCACCGCAAGAATCGCACGTACGGCCGCCTTGATTGCAAGGCGGCGCGGCGCGCTATGGAACACGGGCGCAGCTACGAACAGCAGCGCGTGTTCTTTGCCGATGAGGCCACCGCCATTGCGGCGGGCTATCGCCCCTGCGCCGTGTGCATGCCCGAGGCCTACAAGGCCTGGAAGGCGCAGGAGTCGTAGCCTTACTTCACCACGATCTGCAGCGTATCGCGCTTCACGGTCGTCCAGGGCACATGCGCGCCGTCGGCGAACACGGCAATGATGCGATGCGGTCCCTTGGGCAGTGAATCGATGACCCGCTCGCTCGAGCCATCGCCCATGTGAATGACGACCGGCGCCGGTGGCAGTGGCAGGGTATCC carries:
- a CDS encoding Ada metal-binding domain-containing protein, producing MTSTHLYRLIAADGSTVASPTKGTLGGHRKNRTYGRLDCKAARRAMEHGRSYEQQRVFFADEATAIAAGYRPCAVCMPEAYKAWKAQES